A region of Rhizorhabdus wittichii RW1 DNA encodes the following proteins:
- a CDS encoding transcriptional regulator, TetR family (PFAM: regulatory protein, TetR), which yields MRDATTTTTATATGRRYTQARGRARREALIQAARDLLQEREIDDITLPMVSEAANIPSSSTYHFFPDLRELYKELARTISDEMASVEPAIGADASWQAIIGTFLAASADYFNADAAARQLILGPRTTPDIRQAGCHDDYRFGVQLHAALAAHFHLPELAEPIAIFFRAIVIADAFFALSVLEDGVITRHMVGEASRAATAYLGNYLPPILQRKRSH from the coding sequence ATGAGGGACGCGACCACGACGACGACCGCGACCGCGACCGGCCGGCGCTACACGCAGGCGCGGGGCCGCGCGCGGCGGGAGGCGCTGATCCAGGCCGCCCGCGATCTGCTGCAGGAGCGCGAGATCGACGACATCACCCTGCCGATGGTGTCGGAGGCGGCGAACATCCCGTCCAGCTCGACCTATCATTTCTTTCCCGACCTGCGGGAACTCTACAAGGAACTGGCGCGGACGATCTCCGACGAGATGGCGAGCGTCGAGCCCGCGATCGGCGCCGACGCGTCGTGGCAGGCGATCATCGGCACCTTCCTCGCCGCCTCGGCCGACTATTTCAACGCCGACGCGGCGGCGCGGCAGCTCATCCTCGGGCCGCGGACGACGCCCGACATCCGCCAGGCCGGCTGCCATGACGATTATCGTTTCGGCGTGCAGCTCCACGCGGCGCTGGCCGCGCATTTCCACCTGCCCGAACTGGCCGAGCCGATCGCGATCTTCTTCCGCGCGATCGTCATCGCCGACGCCTTCTTCGCGCTGTCGGTGCTCGAGGACGGGGTCATCACCCGCCACATGGTCGGCGAAGCGAGCCGCGCCGCCACCGCCTATCTGGGCAACTACCTGCCGCCGATCCTGCAGCGCAAGCGCAGCCACTGA